In one Anabas testudineus unplaced genomic scaffold, fAnaTes1.2 Contig282arrow_ctg1, whole genome shotgun sequence genomic region, the following are encoded:
- the LOC113147681 gene encoding microfibril-associated glycoprotein 4-like isoform X1: MMLIPTNNKVKLSEAQVQQQQVDVDETVRKCRGQVVSTITSVRIDLHQQFDRVTMKTVPALFLLLALLLTSCSELYRPVDCSDIHRRDNRSYSGVYTIYPLGERSAVQVYCDMDSSGGGWTVFQRRMDGTVNFYRPWDYYKFGFGDPAGEYWLGLDNIYYLTNQRKSELLVDMQDFDGKKAFARYSSFSISGECDGYKLNVSGFTDGGAGDALTYHNGQKFSTFDKDQDLDSRNCARLHLGAFWYNACNSTNPNGVYRWGADGTLYAVGVSWYQWKGFDYSLKSIIMKIRPVQ; encoded by the exons ATGATGTTAATACCAACCAACAACAAAGTTAAGTTGTCAGAAGCtcaggtgcagcagcagcaggtggacgTGGACGAGACAGTCAGAAAGTGCAGAGGACAAGTGGTCAGTACAATAACCAG TGTTCGGATTGATCTACATCAGCAGTTTGATCGTGTGACAATGAAG ACAGTACCAGCCCTTTTCCTCCTGCTGGCTCTACTGTTGACCAGCTGCTCAGAGCTCTACAGACCAGTGGACTGCAGCGACATCCATCGACGAGACAACAGATCATACAGTGGAGTGTACACCATCTATCCTCTTGGAGAAAGGTCAGCTGTCCAG gtgtactgTGACATGGACTcatcaggaggaggatggacg gtgttccagaggaggatggacggtACAGTGAACTTCTACAGACCCTGGGATTACTACAAGTTTGGGTTCGGCGACCCTGCTGGAGAGTACTGGCTCG gtctgGACAACATCTACTACCTGACAAACCAGAGAAAGTCCGAGCTGCTGGTCGACATGCAGGACTTTGATGGGAAAAAAGCGTTTGCTCGTTACTCCTCGTTCTCCATTAGTGGAGAGTGTGATGGATacaaactgaatgtgtctggattcactgatggaggagcag gaGATGCCCTGACTTATCACAATGGACAGAAGTTCTCTACCTTTGACAAAGACCAAGACCTTGATTCCAGAAACTGTGCCAGATTACACCTGGGGGCGTTCTGGTACAACGCCTGTAACAGTACAAACCCCAACGGGGTTTATCGCTGGGGGGCTGATGGTACTCTGTATGCTGTTGGAGTCTCTTGGTACCAGTGGAAGGGTTTTGACTACTCCCTGAAGAGCATCATTATGAAGATCCGTcctgtgcagtaa
- the LOC113147681 gene encoding microfibril-associated glycoprotein 4-like isoform X2 — protein MKTVPALFLLLALLLTSCSELYRPVDCSDIHRRDNRSYSGVYTIYPLGERSAVQVYCDMDSSGGGWTVFQRRMDGTVNFYRPWDYYKFGFGDPAGEYWLGLDNIYYLTNQRKSELLVDMQDFDGKKAFARYSSFSISGECDGYKLNVSGFTDGGAGDALTYHNGQKFSTFDKDQDLDSRNCARLHLGAFWYNACNSTNPNGVYRWGADGTLYAVGVSWYQWKGFDYSLKSIIMKIRPVQ, from the exons ATGAAG ACAGTACCAGCCCTTTTCCTCCTGCTGGCTCTACTGTTGACCAGCTGCTCAGAGCTCTACAGACCAGTGGACTGCAGCGACATCCATCGACGAGACAACAGATCATACAGTGGAGTGTACACCATCTATCCTCTTGGAGAAAGGTCAGCTGTCCAG gtgtactgTGACATGGACTcatcaggaggaggatggacg gtgttccagaggaggatggacggtACAGTGAACTTCTACAGACCCTGGGATTACTACAAGTTTGGGTTCGGCGACCCTGCTGGAGAGTACTGGCTCG gtctgGACAACATCTACTACCTGACAAACCAGAGAAAGTCCGAGCTGCTGGTCGACATGCAGGACTTTGATGGGAAAAAAGCGTTTGCTCGTTACTCCTCGTTCTCCATTAGTGGAGAGTGTGATGGATacaaactgaatgtgtctggattcactgatggaggagcag gaGATGCCCTGACTTATCACAATGGACAGAAGTTCTCTACCTTTGACAAAGACCAAGACCTTGATTCCAGAAACTGTGCCAGATTACACCTGGGGGCGTTCTGGTACAACGCCTGTAACAGTACAAACCCCAACGGGGTTTATCGCTGGGGGGCTGATGGTACTCTGTATGCTGTTGGAGTCTCTTGGTACCAGTGGAAGGGTTTTGACTACTCCCTGAAGAGCATCATTATGAAGATCCGTcctgtgcagtaa